One stretch of Streptomyces hygroscopicus DNA includes these proteins:
- a CDS encoding membrane protein — MTITTGAPPPTHNTPVALARGFLTGGVVGTSLAALVVGGIIENAPLFVTGLVLPAVYGLLLFLTGMPRRAREAAVVPRTALAVIESREAVGGETSEVPVRFELTVVPDDEPAYRVDITQDINLVDLPDYRPRGVVVVQYPPDRPWRVRIVKRPTPEWEDRAASARLDSVPGTARVAAPPEGCAFGFVVLLGVLLGAAAVVLLFRADLFGRDDAATPPSAARPSVSSTSSTTVVSSASGTVALGPGQSFLDKGELDRALGSLTKGGDTRQALTVVVQERLLSVVFSPAGTQTPGFDPRALPYGRFPALVEEATTTLGVRSPRTWQITADCLTGSLIIRVVVTGVEGTASLEADGQGKVVRRAPAR; from the coding sequence ATGACGATCACCACGGGTGCGCCTCCGCCCACGCACAACACGCCCGTCGCGCTCGCCCGGGGTTTCCTGACCGGTGGCGTGGTCGGGACGTCGCTCGCCGCGCTCGTCGTGGGCGGGATCATCGAGAACGCACCGCTGTTCGTAACGGGGTTGGTGCTGCCCGCGGTCTACGGACTGCTGTTGTTCCTCACCGGTATGCCGAGGCGTGCCCGGGAGGCGGCGGTCGTGCCCCGCACGGCGCTTGCGGTGATCGAGAGTCGGGAGGCCGTCGGGGGCGAGACGAGCGAGGTACCGGTGCGGTTCGAGCTCACCGTCGTACCGGACGACGAGCCGGCGTACCGGGTGGACATCACGCAGGACATCAACCTCGTGGACCTGCCCGACTACCGGCCGCGTGGTGTCGTGGTGGTCCAGTACCCGCCGGACCGGCCATGGCGGGTGCGCATCGTCAAGCGGCCGACGCCGGAGTGGGAGGACCGGGCGGCCTCGGCCCGCCTCGATTCGGTGCCTGGGACGGCCAGAGTGGCCGCGCCCCCGGAGGGCTGTGCCTTCGGCTTCGTCGTGCTCCTCGGCGTGCTGCTCGGCGCGGCCGCCGTGGTCCTGCTTTTCCGCGCGGACCTCTTCGGCCGGGACGACGCCGCGACGCCGCCTTCGGCCGCGCGGCCGTCCGTTTCCTCCACGTCGTCGACCACGGTTGTGTCGTCGGCGTCCGGAACGGTCGCCCTGGGCCCGGGCCAGTCGTTTCTCGACAAGGGCGAGTTGGACCGGGCCCTCGGCTCGCTCACCAAGGGTGGGGACACACGCCAGGCGCTCACCGTCGTCGTGCAGGAGCGCCTGCTGTCGGTCGTGTTCTCGCCCGCCGGCACGCAGACTCCGGGGTTCGACCCCCGTGCGCTGCCCTACGGCCGTTTCCCCGCCCTGGTCGAGGAGGCCACGACCACCCTCGGCGTCCGCTCCCCGCGGACCTGGCAGATCACCGCCGACTGTCTCACCGGCTCCCTCATCATCAGGGTCGTTGTGACCGGGGTCGAGGGCACGGCGTCACTGGAGGCGGACGGACAGGGCAAGGTGGTGCGGCGCGCGCCCGCACGGTGA
- a CDS encoding membrane protein, whose translation MGWHGYLVLWCGVFGAVALVGYGRWLAGMTRAQRTVWAKGRIERVREPRQGSSPKDGIAVVVSFQDPATGQEFTVTNDGERGERISVAWTGREIGVHYPRGRPHAFRFANHLSEGGRGLGWPTFALFLVYAGLVAVAAIDWGWPWALLGFCGPWALSGAYHLPGNVRDRNRRIDALAAMAAVPGRVVAVLKSVTVDSDDGSTSTHLVPVVTFTTLDGRAVTAYCESGLADPDGSRGLDVTVHYAPDDPAVFVLDVEAERRSWKRDMVVNVVGVLVVAAAAVVGAVAL comes from the coding sequence ATGGGCTGGCACGGATATCTGGTTCTGTGGTGTGGCGTGTTCGGCGCGGTGGCGCTGGTCGGGTACGGGAGGTGGCTGGCCGGGATGACTCGGGCGCAGCGGACGGTCTGGGCGAAGGGGCGGATCGAGCGGGTGAGGGAGCCCCGGCAGGGAAGCTCCCCGAAGGACGGGATAGCCGTGGTCGTCTCCTTCCAGGACCCGGCCACCGGGCAGGAGTTCACTGTCACCAACGACGGTGAGCGGGGCGAGAGGATCAGCGTGGCCTGGACGGGCCGGGAGATCGGGGTCCACTACCCGCGCGGCAGGCCCCACGCCTTCCGGTTCGCCAACCACCTTTCCGAAGGCGGGCGCGGACTCGGCTGGCCGACCTTCGCGCTCTTCCTCGTCTACGCCGGTCTGGTCGCCGTCGCCGCGATTGACTGGGGCTGGCCGTGGGCGCTGCTCGGCTTCTGCGGACCCTGGGCCCTCTCCGGCGCGTACCACCTGCCCGGGAACGTCCGCGACAGGAACCGTCGTATCGACGCGCTGGCCGCCATGGCCGCCGTACCCGGCCGTGTGGTCGCCGTGCTCAAGAGTGTCACCGTCGACTCCGATGACGGCAGCACCTCCACCCACCTGGTACCGGTCGTCACCTTCACCACCCTCGACGGCAGGGCCGTCACGGCCTACTGCGAGTCCGGACTGGCGGACCCCGACGGATCGCGGGGCCTGGACGTCACGGTCCACTACGCCCCCGACGACCCGGCGGTCTTCGTCCTGGACGTCGAGGCCGAACGCCGGTCCTGGAAGCGGGACATGGTCGTCAACGTCGTGGGTGTTCTGGTCGTGGCGGCGGCGGCCGTGGTCGGGGCGGTCGCGCTGTGA
- a CDS encoding subtilin transport ATP-binding protein, which produces MPADPKTIQARNVTFHYPGSELPALKNISVRVRRGEVLAIVGANGSGKSTLAKLLAGLYVPTTGTVTWDGTDISATDSEQLWRRLAMLPQDFSRWPVTARENVTLGQGDQDESSIAAAAAAAGADIVLDSLPDGLNTNLAPSWWGGRDLSGGQWQRIAAARAFYRNAPLLICDEPTSALDPLTEEAVYRRIQALSEGRTVILISHRLGATRSADRIIVLNGGRLLEEGTHHSFPPARRRVRSHVEHPSPRLQRPHTSVLVAQPDRLTLRTARRIQSEQALVWRRYRTGRTACPGRSPWR; this is translated from the coding sequence GTGCCCGCCGACCCGAAGACGATCCAGGCGAGGAACGTCACCTTCCACTACCCGGGCAGCGAGCTGCCCGCTTTGAAGAACATCAGCGTCCGTGTCCGACGCGGTGAAGTACTGGCCATCGTCGGCGCGAACGGCTCGGGCAAGTCCACCCTCGCCAAGCTGCTGGCCGGCCTCTACGTCCCCACCACGGGGACTGTCACCTGGGACGGCACCGACATCTCCGCTACCGACTCCGAACAGCTCTGGCGGCGCCTGGCGATGCTGCCGCAGGACTTCAGCCGCTGGCCGGTCACCGCCCGCGAGAACGTCACCCTCGGCCAGGGCGACCAGGACGAATCCAGCATCGCCGCCGCAGCAGCAGCGGCCGGCGCGGACATCGTCCTCGACTCCTTGCCCGACGGCCTGAACACCAACCTCGCCCCCTCCTGGTGGGGCGGACGTGACCTCTCCGGCGGACAGTGGCAGCGCATCGCCGCCGCCCGTGCCTTCTACCGCAACGCCCCCTTGTTGATCTGCGACGAACCCACCTCCGCTCTTGACCCCCTCACGGAGGAAGCCGTCTACCGGCGCATCCAAGCACTCAGTGAGGGCCGCACAGTCATCCTGATCAGCCATCGCCTCGGTGCCACCCGCTCCGCCGACCGCATCATCGTCCTCAACGGTGGACGCCTGCTGGAGGAAGGAACCCACCATTCCTTTCCTCCAGCACGACGGCGAGTTCGCAGCCATGTGGAGCACCCAAGCCCGCGCCTTCAGCGACCACACACATCAGTTCTCGTCGCACAACCCGACAGACTCACGCTGAGAACCGCGCGGCGTATCCAATCTGAACAGGCGCTGGTGTGGCGTCGATACCGAACAGGTCGAACAGCGTGTCCCGGACGATCTCCATGGCGTTGA
- a CDS encoding adenylate kinase encodes MRIVLVGPPGAGKGTQATRLAGKLSIPHISTGDLFRANISRQTELGKLAKVSMDAGNLVPDELTIAMAKDRMQQQDAENGFLLDGFPRNVSQAEALDELLKTEAIKLDAVLDLEVPEGEVIKRIAGRRICRSRSAHVFHVSYSPPKKQGVCDVCGGELYQRDDDSEETVRKRLEVYHTRTEPIIEYYKTQGLAVTISSLGPVDEVTRRALEALEREDDGK; translated from the coding sequence ATGCGCATCGTCCTCGTCGGGCCGCCGGGTGCTGGAAAGGGCACTCAGGCCACACGCCTGGCCGGGAAGCTGTCGATCCCGCACATCTCTACGGGCGATCTGTTCCGGGCCAACATCAGTCGGCAGACCGAGCTCGGGAAACTCGCGAAGGTCTCCATGGACGCCGGCAACCTCGTCCCCGACGAGCTCACCATCGCGATGGCGAAGGACCGCATGCAACAGCAGGATGCCGAGAACGGCTTCCTGCTCGACGGTTTCCCGCGCAACGTCTCGCAGGCCGAGGCGCTCGACGAGCTGCTGAAGACCGAGGCCATCAAGCTGGACGCGGTTCTTGACCTCGAAGTCCCCGAGGGAGAGGTCATCAAGCGCATCGCCGGCCGGCGCATCTGCCGCAGCCGGTCGGCACACGTGTTCCACGTGTCGTACAGCCCGCCGAAGAAGCAGGGCGTGTGCGACGTCTGCGGCGGTGAGCTCTACCAGCGCGACGACGACTCCGAGGAGACCGTCCGCAAGCGGCTCGAGGTCTACCACACGCGGACCGAGCCGATCATCGAGTACTACAAGACGCAGGGCCTGGCGGTCACGATCTCCTCCCTGGGCCCGGTGGACGAGGTCACGCGGCGGGCGCTGGAAGCCCTCGAGCGCGAGGACGACGGCAAGTAG